TGCCGCACTTTGGGCGCCTGCCATTCATCTGAACTGTGTTCCCAATCGCCATCGAACCACCACAGGTCAGGGTGATACTGCATATTCAACTCATTGATCTGCCCCTGGTAAAAATTCAGGAACCGTTGCCACCGGGCGGGCTCATTCGCAATTTTATAGCGGCTGCTGTCTTTTAAAAAACCGGGATAATCGGGATAGCTCCAGTCGATCAAAGAAAAATAGGCGCCCTTCTTTATACCCTCTTTATCCAATGCTGTAAAAAAAGGCGTCAGCACATCCCGCTTCGCAGGAGAATTTTGCGGAATGTTATAATGATGCTGTTTGGTTGGCCACAGCGCCACTCCGTCATGGTGTTTGGTTGTGATAACCGCATACCGGGCCCCGCTTTCTTTTATCAAAGCAGCCCATGCACTGGGATCATATTTAGCTGCTGTAAACCCATTCAACTGTTTCATGTAGTCGGGGTGGCTGATCTCCTTATTATGGAAACTCCAGCTTTCACCTATGCCCTTTACCGCATAAATGCCCCAATGGATGAAAATGCCCAGTTTGGCATCGGCAAACCATTGCATTTTAGACCGGATAGAATCTGCAGGTATTTTAGTTTGTGCTTCCAGGTTGTTAAAGAAGCAAATAAAAAGTAACCCAATGGCAAAAACAACTTTCTTCATTTCTTAATATTTATTTATGGGATTATCTCCGGTACCGGATCTTTGTATTGTTTCTTAAGTTCCAGCAGCTTTTGTTTCATTTCCGCCTGTACTTTACCATAGGCAGGATCGTTATAAACATTGTGCATTTCCGATTTATCTTTCTGCAGGTCATACAACTCCCATTCATTCTTTTCGTAAAAACAGATCAGTTTGTACCGGTCGGTTCTTATCCCAATGTGTTTGGCTACTTTGTGTTCCTGGTTCTCATAAAAGTGGTAATATAAAGCATCATGCACATTTCCTTTTTGTTTACCCTTCAACAATGGAACAAAACTTTTTCCCTGCATATCGGTGGGAATTGGTAAACCGGCCATCTCCAGGATGGTTTCAGCAAAATCTACATTCTGCACCATACTTTCCGTGACTACCTTTTTATTGGTAACGCCGGGCCATTTTACAATAAGCGGCGTGCGGAAAGATTCTTCGTACATCCATCGTTTATCAAACCACCCGTGTTCGCCCAGGAAGAATCCCTGATCGGAGGTATAAATAATGATGGTGTTTTTATCGAGGCCATTCGCTTTCAGATAATCCATCAACCGGCCCACATTGTCATCCACACTTTGCACACAACGCATGTAATCTTTCATATAACGCTGGTATTTCCAGATGGCCAGTTCCTTACCGGAAAGATGAGCTTTATAAAACGCATCATTAGATGGTTTATAGGCCTCTTCCCATTTTTGTTTTTCTTCCGGCGTTAACCGGTTGTAAATACTTGTCCATAAACTATTCAATCCGCGTTGGCTTTCCTTAGGCAGATCAAAGGCCAGCTTAAGATCGTAGGTATCGGTCATATGCCTGGCGATCTCCATTTCCTGTTCGCGGGCAGCGCTGGTTCGGGTACTGTAATCATCAAAGAAGTTGGCAGGAACCGGGAACTGCACACTGTCGAACAGGTGATAATATTTTGGTTCCGGCATCCAGTTGCGGTGGGGCGCTTTCTGTTGATAGATAAGAAAGAACGGTTTGCTTTTATCCCGTTGATCGAGCCATTTAATGGCAAAATCTGTAACAAGATTAGTGCTATACCCTTCTACCCTTTTACGTATGCCGTTTTCAATAAAATCGGGATTGTAATAATCACCCTGGCCCGGATGGACGTTCCAGTAATCAAATCCCTGTGGATCAGAAACCAGGTGCCATTTGCCTATAACAGCGGTAGTATACCCGCTATTATGTAAGAGTTTGGCAACCGTTTGCTGGTTGCCGTCAAACGTACTGTGATTATCAGTAAACCCATTTACATGACTGAACTTACCGGTAAGCATTACCGCCCGGCTGGGGCCACAAATAGAGTTGGTAACATAAGCCCGCTTGAACAAAACGCCCTGTTCTGCCAGTTTATCAATATTGGGCGTTTGGTTCAACCCATAGCCATACGCGCTGATGGCCTGGTAAGCATGGTCATCGCTCATCATGTAAATGATATTGGGCCGTTGAGCGGTGGCCTGGGAAAACGTATTTCGTAGAGCAAACAATTGCAAAGTTGCAATCATTATTATACGGATAACCTGTGTATGTTTATTCATCACCTGAATAAATTTTATCAGTTTACTTTTGCTGCAGGCCTTACTTCGGTGCCGGTTTGTTTGGTCAGATCATCACCTAATTCCTTCCTGTATTTATCGGCGATGTTGGTGAGCTGTTTCACGATATCAGGGTATTGCACCTGTAAATCCAGGGTTTCACCCGGATCGGTCCTTAAATTATACAAGGCCAGGTGTACAGAATCGGATGCATATTTTCCCGGCCAGCCATCATTGCCGATAGCAGAAGCCCGTTTATATGTTTGAGAAACACAGGGGAACACCAGCTTCCATTCGCCTTTCCTTATACCTTTTAAACTATTGCGATCATAATAATACGCAAATTCATCTCTCGGGCTGGCGTTGGAAACACCGCTTAACAAGGGCCACAGGTTTACGCCATCGATCTTCTTTTCCGGCATGCCGGCTTTACACACAGAAAGCACCGTAGGCAACAGGTCCATGCTGGCCACCATATTATTACAAATACCCCCTGAAGCCAGCGTACCCGGCCAGCTCATGATGCAGGGCACCCGCAGGCCGCCATCCCAGGCGCTGCCTTTTCCTTCGCGCAACCCGCCGGTATTACCTGCATGGTTACCGTAGGTTAACCAGGGACCATTGTCGCTGGTAAAGATCACAATTGTATTTTTTGTAAGACCGTTTGCTTCCAGCGTTTTCATGATCTCGCCTACCGACCAGTCAATTTCTTCCATTACATCGCCAAACAAACCTGCATGGCTCTTCCCTTTAAATTTTGCAGAAGCAGCCAATGGTACATGCGGCATGGCATGCGCCAGGTACAGGAAGAATGGCTGGTTCTTATTTTTCTTTATAAAACCGGTTGCTCTTTCTGTATACAAGGTGGTAAGCGTGGCTGCATCATCCAGCGTAGTAATCGTTCTTATGGGCGTATTGCCTTCAATTAACCGGAGCGTGGGCCACTTGCCTCGTTGGGTAGTAGTATCCAGCGGGGTACCATCATAGTTAACCGGCCAGTAATCGTGTGAGTACGGCAGTCCCAGGAATTCATCGAACCCATAATTCAATGGCAGAAATGGCGCTTTTTG
The Niastella koreensis GR20-10 genome window above contains:
- a CDS encoding alpha-L-fucosidase codes for the protein MKKVVFAIGLLFICFFNNLEAQTKIPADSIRSKMQWFADAKLGIFIHWGIYAVKGIGESWSFHNKEISHPDYMKQLNGFTAAKYDPSAWAALIKESGARYAVITTKHHDGVALWPTKQHHYNIPQNSPAKRDVLTPFFTALDKEGIKKGAYFSLIDWSYPDYPGFLKDSSRYKIANEPARWQRFLNFYQGQINELNMQYHPDLWWFDGDWEHSSDEWQAPKVRQQILQQTPTAIINGRLTGYGDYDTPEQNFPVTRPTYNWWELCMTINNSWGNQPRDTAWKTPYEIISIFADVISNGGNLLLDIGPTAEGIIPEKQVQVLKELGKWNKKHQEAVFGTLGGLPQGHFYGPTTLSKDSNTIYLFAPANAKGQLVIKGLSSKIKRVRLVGSNEQLKYKEVGKISWSPVPGLIYIPLPPTANDAYMDIIAVELEGPVKLYRGHGGLQ
- a CDS encoding sulfatase family protein yields the protein MNKHTQVIRIIMIATLQLFALRNTFSQATAQRPNIIYMMSDDHAYQAISAYGYGLNQTPNIDKLAEQGVLFKRAYVTNSICGPSRAVMLTGKFSHVNGFTDNHSTFDGNQQTVAKLLHNSGYTTAVIGKWHLVSDPQGFDYWNVHPGQGDYYNPDFIENGIRKRVEGYSTNLVTDFAIKWLDQRDKSKPFFLIYQQKAPHRNWMPEPKYYHLFDSVQFPVPANFFDDYSTRTSAAREQEMEIARHMTDTYDLKLAFDLPKESQRGLNSLWTSIYNRLTPEEKQKWEEAYKPSNDAFYKAHLSGKELAIWKYQRYMKDYMRCVQSVDDNVGRLMDYLKANGLDKNTIIIYTSDQGFFLGEHGWFDKRWMYEESFRTPLIVKWPGVTNKKVVTESMVQNVDFAETILEMAGLPIPTDMQGKSFVPLLKGKQKGNVHDALYYHFYENQEHKVAKHIGIRTDRYKLICFYEKNEWELYDLQKDKSEMHNVYNDPAYGKVQAEMKQKLLELKKQYKDPVPEIIP
- a CDS encoding sulfatase family protein; amino-acid sequence: MPGKKEKIILTSAFLPILTFLSFCFLSLRTRSKDDGESLAPPATPNVILILMDDMGYGDLECYGGFPYHTPNINKLAASGIRFTNFYAAQATCSASRSAYLTGCYPTRIGIWGAFSPESKIALNPEEETIAKLLKNKGYKTGMMGKWHLGQKAPFLPLNYGFDEFLGLPYSHDYWPVNYDGTPLDTTTQRGKWPTLRLIEGNTPIRTITTLDDAATLTTLYTERATGFIKKNKNQPFFLYLAHAMPHVPLAASAKFKGKSHAGLFGDVMEEIDWSVGEIMKTLEANGLTKNTIVIFTSDNGPWLTYGNHAGNTGGLREGKGSAWDGGLRVPCIMSWPGTLASGGICNNMVASMDLLPTVLSVCKAGMPEKKIDGVNLWPLLSGVSNASPRDEFAYYYDRNSLKGIRKGEWKLVFPCVSQTYKRASAIGNDGWPGKYASDSVHLALYNLRTDPGETLDLQVQYPDIVKQLTNIADKYRKELGDDLTKQTGTEVRPAAKVN